In Candidatus Hydrogenedentota bacterium, one genomic interval encodes:
- the typA gene encoding translational GTPase TypA, with amino-acid sequence MTPIDKIRNVAIIAHIDHGKTTLIDSIFRAAHVFRDNARVVERVMDNNEIERERGITIRAKHCTVEWQGHLINIIDTPGHADFSGEVERVLSMVDSVLLLVDANEGPMPQTRYVLMRALRSGLRPIVIINKVDRPLADPHSALNKTFDLFFALGATDEQCDFATLYGSGLDGWLSRTPDGGPECGMDALFETIVKYVPAPKGDPDAPFLMQVSTLGWRDHLGRTATGRILQGRLTRGMELTRWVTRRLDPGWAATDIPGEMEWEVAETTAERAVHVWVTRGLESVSKHDVSAGDIVTISGPKELNIGDTLAAPELENPALPPLDIEEPTVSMMFLINNGPFAGREGRAVTLRQIKLRLTRELRVNVALRVEEVGRMDAVKVSGRGELHLAILIEEMRREGMEFCVSAPEIITHTDAQGRLHEPLEELIIDVPTEHQGVVIEKVSQRKGELAAMHTGETGMTRLEFRIPTRGLIGYRSEFLTDTRGLGIMASRFACYAPWTGEISGRNRGSMISLDIGDATGYSLENLQQRGTLFVTPLSPVYEGMIIGENSRPGDLICNPTKRKALTNHRASNKDQTVSLDVPRILTLDAAIEWVANDELVEVTPAAIRVRKTILSHELRKKSGKIAAAAE; translated from the coding sequence ATGACCCCCATAGACAAGATCAGGAATGTGGCGATCATCGCGCACATTGACCACGGCAAGACCACGCTCATTGACAGCATTTTCCGCGCCGCCCACGTGTTCCGCGACAACGCCCGCGTGGTCGAGCGCGTCATGGACAACAACGAGATCGAGCGCGAGCGCGGCATCACGATCCGCGCGAAGCACTGCACCGTCGAGTGGCAGGGGCACCTGATCAACATCATTGACACACCGGGCCACGCCGATTTCTCGGGCGAGGTCGAGCGCGTGCTGTCCATGGTGGACTCCGTGCTGCTGCTGGTGGACGCCAACGAGGGGCCCATGCCCCAGACCCGCTATGTGCTTATGCGCGCCCTGCGGTCCGGCCTGCGGCCCATTGTCATCATCAACAAGGTGGACCGCCCCCTCGCCGACCCCCACAGCGCGCTGAACAAGACCTTCGACCTGTTCTTCGCCCTCGGCGCCACGGACGAGCAGTGCGACTTCGCCACCCTCTACGGGTCCGGGCTGGACGGCTGGCTCTCGCGCACCCCCGACGGCGGCCCCGAGTGCGGCATGGATGCCCTGTTCGAGACGATCGTGAAATATGTGCCCGCGCCCAAGGGCGACCCGGACGCCCCCTTCCTCATGCAGGTGAGCACCCTGGGCTGGCGCGACCACCTCGGCCGCACGGCCACCGGGCGCATTCTCCAGGGCCGCCTCACGCGCGGCATGGAGCTGACGCGCTGGGTCACCCGCCGGCTGGACCCCGGCTGGGCCGCCACCGACATACCCGGTGAGATGGAATGGGAGGTCGCCGAGACCACCGCCGAGCGCGCGGTGCATGTGTGGGTGACGCGCGGGCTGGAGTCGGTCTCCAAGCATGACGTGTCGGCCGGCGACATCGTCACCATCTCCGGACCCAAGGAGCTGAACATCGGCGACACCCTCGCCGCGCCGGAGCTGGAGAACCCCGCCCTGCCGCCCCTCGACATCGAGGAGCCCACGGTCTCCATGATGTTCCTCATCAACAACGGCCCCTTCGCCGGGCGCGAGGGCCGCGCCGTCACCCTGCGCCAGATCAAGCTGCGCCTCACCCGCGAGCTGCGCGTCAACGTGGCCCTGCGCGTCGAGGAGGTGGGCCGCATGGACGCCGTCAAGGTGTCCGGCCGCGGCGAGCTGCACCTGGCCATCCTCATCGAGGAGATGCGCCGCGAGGGCATGGAGTTCTGCGTGTCCGCCCCCGAGATCATCACCCACACGGACGCCCAGGGCCGCCTGCACGAGCCGCTGGAGGAGCTGATCATAGACGTGCCCACGGAGCACCAGGGCGTCGTCATCGAGAAGGTTTCCCAGCGCAAGGGCGAGCTGGCGGCCATGCACACCGGCGAGACCGGCATGACCCGTCTCGAGTTCCGCATCCCCACCCGCGGGCTCATCGGCTACCGCAGCGAGTTCCTCACGGACACCCGCGGCCTCGGCATCATGGCCTCCCGCTTCGCCTGCTACGCCCCTTGGACCGGCGAGATTTCCGGACGCAACCGGGGCTCCATGATCAGCCTCGACATCGGCGACGCCACCGGGTACAGCCTGGAAAACCTCCAGCAGCGCGGCACCCTCTTCGTCACCCCCCTGTCCCCCGTGTACGAGGGCATGATCATCGGCGAAAACTCCCGCCCCGGCGACCTCATCTGCAACCCCACCAAGCGCAAGGCCCTCACCAACCACCGGGCCTCCAACAAGGACCAGACCGTCAGCCTCGATGTGCCCAGGATCCTCACCCTCGACGCCGCCATCGAGTGGGTCGCCAACGACGAGCTGGTCGAGGTCACCCCCGCCGCCATCCGCGTGCGGAAAACCATCCTGTCCCACGAGCTCCGCAAAAAGTCGGGAAAGATCGCCGCCGCCGCCGAGTAA
- a CDS encoding prepilin-type N-terminal cleavage/methylation domain-containing protein: MKNKGFTLIELMIVVAIIAIIAAIAIPNLLRSRLQSNESATIGNLKTIVGAQTAYSSANGQYANLFTDLTTPTTGPSFLDGDWAGVKAGYRMAMLGVAATDGTFQDFTVAATPDSIGVTGQRGFFVDASGVIRFTTDGSAPNAGTEDILGQVAD; encoded by the coding sequence ATGAAGAACAAAGGTTTCACGTTGATTGAGTTGATGATCGTTGTGGCGATTATCGCGATTATCGCGGCCATCGCGATCCCGAACCTGCTGCGGTCCCGCCTGCAGTCGAATGAGTCGGCCACCATCGGCAATCTGAAGACCATCGTCGGCGCCCAGACGGCCTACTCGTCCGCGAACGGCCAGTACGCGAATCTGTTCACCGACCTAACCACCCCTACTACGGGGCCGAGCTTCTTGGACGGTGACTGGGCCGGCGTGAAGGCTGGGTACAGGATGGCAATGTTGGGAGTTGCCGCAACCGACGGCACCTTCCAAGACTTTACGGTTGCGGCCACCCCGGACAGCATCGGCGTCACCGGTCAGCGCGGCTTTTTCGTGGACGCCAGCGGCGTGATCCGTTTCACGACCGACGGTAGCGCGCCTAACGCCGGCACCGAGGACATCCTCGGCCAGGTCGCTGACTAA
- a CDS encoding transposase, which produces MPYDPKIHHRRSIRLGEYDYSTPGAYFLTVCTTSGAPDLGRIMDGCMRLNAAGGLVRDALDGLSRRSPGMVLDVSVVMPNHVHAVFLLTRAEGDSDASSGCDTKKAPTLAQVVRAFKSESAVRLNRMLERTGSFWQRNYYEHVIRNEKELDVVRRYVLENPARWECDRQNPEYAAPDMLREYSPGKPPEMPWEV; this is translated from the coding sequence ATGCCCTATGACCCAAAGATTCACCATCGGCGGTCCATACGACTGGGGGAGTACGACTACAGCACCCCCGGGGCCTATTTCCTTACTGTTTGCACAACGTCCGGCGCGCCCGATCTGGGGCGGATTATGGACGGCTGCATGCGCCTGAACGCCGCAGGCGGGCTCGTGAGGGACGCACTGGACGGGCTGTCCCGGCGTTCTCCGGGAATGGTGCTGGACGTGTCAGTGGTCATGCCAAATCATGTGCACGCGGTGTTTCTGCTCACCCGCGCCGAGGGGGACTCTGACGCCTCCTCGGGCTGCGACACGAAAAAAGCACCAACGCTTGCGCAGGTGGTGCGCGCCTTCAAGTCCGAGTCGGCTGTCCGGCTGAACCGCATGCTCGAGCGAACGGGCAGCTTCTGGCAGCGCAACTACTATGAGCATGTCATTCGAAATGAAAAAGAGCTTGACGTGGTGCGCCGATACGTTCTCGAGAATCCCGCGCGCTGGGAGTGCGACCGGCAGAATCCCGAATACGCCGCGCCGGACATGTTGAGGGAATATTCCCCAGGCAAACCGCCGGAAATGCCCTGGGAGGTGTGA
- a CDS encoding O-antigen ligase family protein, with amino-acid sequence MRTLLLRAEPPLRAVCAGAVVLFLAAWPWEIFQRLPFGGTVASAAGLVLIAASAPLALLHGDDTLSLLGAAARRFAGPVLLIALACGQSYFHSADPAASRALLVQYALYLALFLTALPCLRAPDDAAFGWRVLAVSAALVGAAGVACAAGLLAPALAGTQTYFGQRIAGDLRGGAFVRMAVTTPDFNQGILPLLAALPAAALLFCGRRGGLAAALLVLVSLAGVLISFSRSGLVAVAALAGAALLAAIRGRSGPAARRTLLAAAAAALVGLGLLFLTDYPQTLAARAMRMFSPDDPSFSSRMYVFRLAFGLLPEYWLTGCGLGAAPAVIGAAADRHVWMGTAIHSMPLLLLFETGVLGLAGYLWFWGALVSGIRGGLLRSGDRARVRLGGVALASSGVLFWMLAIQPFQALSLFPLLAALLAAPALKVGPERLAALGPPFRGGIRGSEPGDVPDSGALADTKNIPRPRRRGHPPRGGTKRARALRFTPVVAVLLLALGGLVCVNQLTFQRLTRTTETFAERMEAGLAAEARGDWTGAHDAYAAAQQVAEAGDGLSRSSYYAEAALAADLDFLLERMVGGGGMAVTPEAAARFGVARMFLAEGKTAEAASRLRALAEGAAAPWPEIWFALGEAEWADGRQAAAVAAWARAVQCAPGAPPRHVLSPNPPFTKRLEDLTREYDQLAAANAPEIRAMRVQLLLRLGRAEEARELLNEEGPGASAEMQAWRERMVSVLR; translated from the coding sequence ATGCGGACGCTCCTCCTGCGGGCTGAGCCCCCCCTCCGCGCCGTGTGCGCGGGGGCGGTGGTCCTGTTTCTCGCGGCGTGGCCGTGGGAGATTTTCCAGCGCCTGCCTTTCGGCGGGACCGTCGCGTCGGCGGCGGGGCTCGTGTTGATCGCGGCGTCGGCCCCCCTGGCGCTGCTGCACGGCGACGACACGCTTTCCCTGCTGGGCGCGGCGGCGCGCCGTTTCGCGGGGCCGGTCCTCCTGATCGCCCTCGCCTGCGGGCAGTCGTACTTCCACTCCGCCGACCCGGCGGCGTCCCGCGCGCTGTTGGTCCAGTACGCCCTGTACCTCGCGCTGTTCCTGACCGCGCTGCCCTGTCTCCGCGCGCCGGACGACGCGGCGTTCGGGTGGCGGGTGCTCGCGGTGTCGGCGGCGCTGGTGGGGGCGGCGGGCGTCGCGTGCGCGGCGGGCCTTCTGGCCCCGGCCCTCGCGGGCACGCAGACCTATTTCGGGCAGCGCATCGCCGGGGATCTGCGCGGCGGCGCCTTTGTGCGCATGGCCGTCACCACCCCGGACTTCAACCAGGGCATCCTGCCCCTGCTCGCCGCGTTGCCCGCGGCGGCCCTGCTGTTTTGCGGACGGCGCGGCGGCCTGGCGGCGGCTCTTCTGGTGCTTGTCTCCCTCGCGGGCGTGCTTATCTCCTTCTCCCGGAGCGGCCTGGTCGCCGTGGCCGCACTGGCCGGGGCGGCGTTGCTCGCCGCGATCCGCGGACGCTCCGGCCCCGCCGCGCGGCGGACGCTGCTGGCGGCGGCAGCGGCGGCCCTCGTGGGACTCGGGCTGCTCTTCCTGACGGACTATCCGCAGACGCTGGCCGCGCGCGCAATGCGCATGTTCTCCCCAGACGACCCCTCGTTCTCGTCGCGCATGTACGTGTTCCGGCTCGCGTTCGGGCTGCTGCCGGAGTATTGGCTGACAGGCTGCGGACTGGGCGCCGCGCCCGCCGTCATCGGCGCGGCCGCCGACCGCCATGTCTGGATGGGCACGGCCATCCACAGCATGCCGCTGCTGCTTCTTTTCGAGACCGGGGTGCTGGGGCTGGCGGGGTATCTGTGGTTCTGGGGTGCCCTTGTGTCCGGCATCCGCGGCGGTTTGCTCCGGTCCGGCGACCGCGCCCGCGTTCGGCTGGGGGGAGTTGCCCTTGCATCGTCCGGCGTGCTCTTCTGGATGCTCGCCATCCAGCCCTTCCAGGCCCTGTCGCTGTTCCCCCTGCTCGCCGCGCTCCTCGCCGCGCCCGCCCTGAAAGTCGGTCCTGAGCGGCTCGCGGCTCTTGGTCCCCCCTTCAGGGGGGGGATTCGCGGGAGCGAACCGGGGGATGTTCCGGATTCCGGGGCGCTGGCGGACACCAAGAACATCCCCCGTCCGCGAAGACGCGGCCACCCCCCTCGAGGGGGGACCAAGAGGGCGCGCGCGCTTCGGTTCACCCCCGTTGTGGCGGTGTTGCTCCTCGCGCTGGGCGGGCTCGTGTGCGTGAACCAGCTCACCTTCCAGCGGCTCACGCGCACCACGGAGACCTTCGCCGAGCGCATGGAGGCCGGGCTGGCGGCGGAGGCCCGCGGCGACTGGACCGGCGCGCACGACGCCTATGCCGCCGCACAGCAGGTCGCGGAGGCGGGGGACGGGCTGTCGCGGTCGTCCTATTACGCCGAGGCGGCGCTGGCCGCAGACCTGGACTTTCTTCTGGAGCGCATGGTCGGCGGCGGCGGGATGGCCGTCACGCCCGAGGCGGCCGCCCGCTTCGGCGTCGCCCGCATGTTCCTCGCGGAGGGGAAGACGGCGGAGGCCGCGTCCCGGCTCCGCGCCCTGGCCGAGGGTGCCGCCGCGCCATGGCCCGAAATCTGGTTCGCCCTCGGCGAGGCCGAGTGGGCCGACGGGCGGCAGGCCGCCGCCGTAGCGGCCTGGGCGCGCGCCGTCCAATGCGCCCCCGGCGCGCCCCCGCGCCACGTCCTGTCGCCCAATCCCCCGTTCACCAAACGGCTTGAAGACCTTACCCGCGAATACGACCAACTCGCCGCCGCCAACGCCCCCGAAATCCGCGCCATGCGCGTCCAGCTCCTTCTGAGGCTGGGCCGCGCGGAAGAGGCGCGCGAGCTGCTCAACGAAGAGGGGCCCGGCGCATCCGCCGAAATGCAGGCCTGGCGGGAGCGGATGGTGTCGGTGCTTCGGTAG